In Streptomyces sp. NBC_00414, a single window of DNA contains:
- a CDS encoding enhanced serine sensitivity protein SseB C-terminal domain-containing protein, with translation MSASGTAAAGQVEHMLRQVTPGRYDAYEALLRALATPPSGQVWMLLWHGQSGSPDAQYGNMEVDGFGYAPCVTSAQELSASGWNRSYEVVDGLDVARTLYPDHYGLWLNPHAPGGGVGIPWLDLRRIATGLERQPAGPLRLSEPGIEIPQFYALLTQNAHRTAAVRSLRRAWVQPALGAPYLAIGLDVYDTSPPAVDSVRAMMQQSIGAVPDGLPVSTVAMSDEYDPVALWLRANARPFYDREAHAAPVQAPAAGGYGFPGTY, from the coding sequence GTGAGCGCGTCGGGCACGGCCGCGGCCGGGCAGGTCGAGCACATGCTGCGCCAAGTGACGCCCGGGCGTTACGACGCCTACGAGGCGCTCCTTCGCGCTCTCGCGACCCCGCCGTCCGGTCAGGTGTGGATGCTGCTCTGGCACGGCCAGTCGGGCTCGCCCGACGCCCAGTACGGGAACATGGAGGTCGACGGCTTCGGCTACGCGCCCTGTGTGACCTCCGCCCAGGAGCTCTCGGCCAGCGGCTGGAACCGTTCGTACGAGGTGGTCGACGGGCTCGACGTGGCCCGCACCCTCTACCCCGACCACTACGGCCTCTGGCTGAATCCGCACGCGCCGGGCGGCGGCGTCGGCATCCCCTGGCTCGACCTGCGGCGCATCGCCACCGGTCTGGAGCGGCAGCCCGCGGGTCCGCTGCGGCTGTCCGAGCCGGGCATCGAGATCCCGCAGTTCTACGCCCTGCTCACGCAGAACGCGCACCGGACCGCCGCCGTCCGCTCGCTGCGCCGCGCCTGGGTGCAGCCCGCGCTCGGAGCCCCGTATCTCGCCATCGGGCTCGATGTGTACGACACCAGTCCACCGGCCGTGGACTCGGTGCGGGCGATGATGCAGCAGTCGATCGGGGCGGTGCCGGACGGTCTGCCGGTGTCGACCGTCGCGATGTCGGACGAGTACGACCCGGTGGCCCTGTGGCTGCGCGCCAACGCGCGGCCGTTCTACGACCGGGAGGCGCACGCGGCTCCCGTCCAGGCGCCGGCGGCGGGCGGTTACGGGTTCCCCGGCACGTACTGA
- a CDS encoding enhanced serine sensitivity protein SseB, with amino-acid sequence MDFQAQDIPAQAHPHMGWPGNELEEVLAASLGLPPSPSTGARVVETLGRGFIWVPLPEGGGPHSGPLDLPTIELGGQAYVPVFTSEQQFRQVVGDRMAYTVAPAVEFARGLPPQVGIALNPDGTVGMPVPPLAVAELCRAGRTELDGPASGGRVRLFQPDWQDDPVDFLAAASAEFDATGVVASARRCLASIEGGDTVMFVGVEATHWDENARTLPLDALGRALGRVPLPHPVSLVFLDVAQDPVGDWLRARVRPFYTHAF; translated from the coding sequence ATGGACTTCCAGGCACAGGACATTCCGGCACAGGCGCACCCCCACATGGGTTGGCCCGGCAACGAGTTGGAGGAGGTGCTCGCCGCGTCCCTGGGACTCCCTCCGTCGCCCTCGACGGGGGCCCGGGTCGTGGAGACCCTCGGACGCGGCTTCATCTGGGTGCCGCTGCCCGAGGGGGGCGGCCCGCACAGCGGCCCGCTCGACCTGCCCACGATCGAGCTGGGCGGGCAGGCGTACGTGCCGGTCTTCACCTCGGAGCAGCAGTTCCGCCAGGTCGTCGGCGACCGCATGGCGTACACCGTGGCGCCCGCCGTGGAGTTCGCGCGCGGTCTGCCGCCCCAGGTCGGGATCGCGCTGAACCCGGACGGCACGGTGGGGATGCCGGTTCCCCCGCTCGCCGTCGCCGAGCTGTGCCGGGCCGGCCGGACCGAGCTGGACGGGCCCGCGAGCGGCGGCCGGGTCCGGCTGTTCCAGCCCGACTGGCAGGACGACCCGGTGGACTTCCTGGCCGCGGCCTCGGCGGAGTTCGACGCGACCGGCGTGGTGGCGAGCGCCCGGCGCTGTCTGGCGAGCATCGAGGGCGGCGACACGGTGATGTTCGTCGGCGTGGAGGCGACCCACTGGGACGAGAACGCGCGCACGCTCCCGCTGGACGCCCTGGGCCGCGCCCTCGGCCGGGTCCCGCTGCCCCACCCGGTGAGCCTGGTCTTCCTGGACGTGGCCCAGGACCCGGTGGGCGACTGGCTCCGCGCCCGGGTGCGGCCCTTCTACACCCACGCTTTCTGA
- a CDS encoding AAA family ATPase has translation MGRTIRVNRTTAYATGTGIALPKQPPAPAREACDPMVTPVVRDLRARSGHSPHGLRFGGADLVVVTGLPGSGKSTLMRRAVTGRRIDSQDTRDRWDERLARFLPYAVYRPLVRAAHYAGLRRALRSGEGVVVHDCGTQAWVRSWLARDARRRGGTLHLLLLDVDPGTALDGQRERGRGVSRYAFARHRGAVARLLRSVEKGDLPEGCGSAVLVDRAAADVLRRIDFGD, from the coding sequence ATGGGGAGGACGATCAGGGTGAACAGGACCACGGCGTACGCGACCGGCACGGGCATCGCGCTGCCCAAGCAGCCACCCGCACCGGCCAGGGAGGCGTGCGACCCGATGGTGACGCCCGTCGTCCGCGATCTGCGGGCCCGCTCGGGACACAGCCCGCACGGTCTGCGCTTCGGAGGGGCCGACCTGGTGGTGGTCACGGGCCTGCCGGGCAGCGGCAAGTCGACCCTGATGCGCCGGGCGGTCACCGGCCGCCGCATCGACTCGCAGGACACCCGCGACCGCTGGGACGAGCGCCTCGCCCGTTTCCTGCCGTACGCGGTCTACCGGCCCCTCGTCCGCGCCGCGCACTACGCGGGCCTGCGCCGGGCCCTGCGCTCCGGGGAGGGCGTCGTCGTGCACGACTGCGGTACGCAGGCCTGGGTGCGCAGCTGGCTCGCCCGGGACGCCCGGCGCCGCGGGGGCACCCTGCACCTGCTCCTGCTGGACGTCGATCCCGGGACGGCGCTCGACGGCCAGCGCGAGCGCGGCCGGGGCGTCTCGCGGTACGCGTTCGCCCGGCACCGCGGCGCGGTCGCCCGGCTGCTGCGGTCCGTGGAGAAGGGCGACCTCCCGGAGGGCTGCGGTTCCGCGGTGCTCGTCGACCGTGCCGCGGCGGACGTGCTGCGGCGCATCGATTTCGGCGACTGA
- the gcvT gene encoding glycine cleavage system aminomethyltransferase GcvT yields the protein MSSNTPVEPRRTALDALHRSLGATMTDFAGWDMPLRYGSERDEHLAVRTRAGLFDLSHMGEITVSGPQAAALLDFALVGNIGGVKTGRARYTMICRADGGILDDLIVYRLADSEYMVVANASNAQVVLDAVTERAEGFDAEVRDDRDAYALLAVQGPESSGILKSLTDADLDGLKYYAGLPGTVAGVPALIARTGYTGEDGFELFVAPADAEKLWQALTDAGTAAGLAPCGLSCRDTLRLEAGMPLYGHELSTSLTPFDAGLGRVVKFEKEGDFVGREALSAAAARALENPPRVLVGLVAEGRRVPRAGYPVVANGKVVGEVTSGAPSPTLGKPIAMAYVDAAHSAPGTTGVGVDIRGSHEPYEVVALPFYKRQK from the coding sequence ATGAGCAGCAACACCCCCGTTGAACCGCGCCGTACCGCGCTCGATGCCCTGCATCGCTCGCTGGGCGCGACGATGACCGACTTCGCCGGCTGGGACATGCCGCTGCGCTACGGATCCGAGCGCGACGAGCACCTCGCCGTCCGCACCCGGGCCGGTCTCTTCGATCTCTCGCACATGGGGGAGATCACGGTGAGCGGCCCGCAGGCCGCCGCGCTGCTGGACTTCGCGCTGGTCGGCAACATCGGGGGCGTGAAGACCGGCCGCGCCCGCTACACCATGATCTGCCGGGCCGACGGGGGCATCCTCGACGACCTGATCGTCTACCGCCTCGCCGACAGCGAGTACATGGTCGTGGCGAACGCCTCCAACGCCCAGGTGGTCCTGGACGCCGTCACCGAGCGCGCCGAGGGCTTCGACGCCGAGGTGCGCGACGACCGGGACGCGTACGCCCTGCTGGCCGTACAGGGGCCCGAGTCCTCCGGCATCCTGAAGTCCCTCACCGACGCCGACCTGGACGGCCTGAAGTACTACGCGGGCCTGCCCGGCACGGTCGCCGGCGTCCCCGCCCTGATCGCGCGCACCGGCTACACCGGCGAGGACGGCTTCGAGCTGTTCGTGGCCCCGGCCGACGCCGAGAAGCTGTGGCAGGCGCTGACCGACGCCGGAACCGCGGCCGGACTCGCCCCCTGTGGGCTCTCCTGCCGGGACACCCTGCGCCTGGAGGCGGGCATGCCGCTGTACGGGCACGAGCTGAGCACCTCGCTCACGCCGTTCGACGCCGGGCTCGGCCGGGTCGTGAAGTTCGAGAAGGAGGGCGACTTCGTGGGACGCGAGGCGCTCTCCGCGGCCGCCGCGCGTGCCCTGGAGAATCCCCCGCGGGTGCTCGTCGGCCTGGTCGCCGAGGGCCGCCGGGTCCCGCGCGCCGGGTACCCCGTGGTCGCCAACGGCAAGGTCGTCGGCGAGGTCACCTCCGGCGCGCCCTCGCCGACGCTCGGCAAGCCGATCGCGATGGCCTACGTCGACGCCGCGCACTCCGCGCCCGGCACCACCGGTGTCGGCGTGGACATCCGGGGCAGTCACGAGCCGTACGAGGTCGTGGCTCTGCCGTTCTACAAGCGTCAGAAGTAA
- the gcvH gene encoding glycine cleavage system protein GcvH: MSNPQELRYSKEHEWLSGAEDGVSTVGITEHAANALGDVVYVQLPEVGAAVTAGETCGELESTKSVSDLYSPVSGEITEINQDVVDDPALVNTAPFEGGWLFKVRVADEPKDLLSAAEYTEFSGSE; the protein is encoded by the coding sequence ATGAGCAACCCCCAAGAGCTGCGCTACAGCAAGGAGCACGAGTGGCTGTCGGGCGCCGAGGACGGCGTCTCGACGGTCGGCATCACGGAGCACGCGGCCAACGCGCTCGGTGACGTGGTGTACGTCCAGCTCCCGGAGGTCGGTGCCGCGGTGACCGCGGGCGAGACCTGCGGCGAGCTGGAGTCGACCAAGTCGGTGAGCGACCTGTACTCGCCCGTCTCCGGTGAGATCACCGAGATCAACCAGGACGTCGTGGACGACCCCGCGCTGGTGAACACCGCTCCCTTCGAGGGCGGCTGGCTCTTCAAGGTACGGGTGGCGGACGAGCCGAAGGACCTGCTCTCCGCCGCCGAGTACACCGAATTCTCCGGCTCCGAATAA
- the glyA gene encoding serine hydroxymethyltransferase: protein MSLLNTPLHELDPDVAAALDAELHRQQSTLEMIASENFAPVAVMEAQGSVLTNKYAEGYPGRRYYGGCEHVDVAEQIAIDRVKELFGAEYANVQPHSGASANQAALFALAQPGDTILGLDLAHGGHLTHGMRLNFSGKQFNVVAYHVDDAGLVDMAEVERLAKEHRPKVIIAGWSAYPRQLDFAEFRRIADEVEAYLWVDMAHFAGLVAAGLHPNPVEHADVVTSTTHKTLGGPRGGIILARKAFAKKLNSSVFPGFQGGPLEHMIAAKAVSFKVAATEEFKERQQRTIEGARILAERLTAADAREAGVNVLSGGTDVHLILVDLRESELDGQQAEDRLHEVGITVNRNAVPNDPRPPMVTSGLRIGTPALATRGFTAEDFTEVADVIAETLKPVFDAAALKARVTALAEKHPLYPGLGK, encoded by the coding sequence ATGTCGCTTCTGAACACGCCCCTGCACGAACTCGACCCGGACGTCGCCGCCGCCCTCGACGCCGAGCTGCACCGTCAGCAGTCCACCCTCGAGATGATCGCCTCGGAGAACTTCGCCCCGGTCGCGGTCATGGAGGCCCAGGGCTCGGTCCTCACCAACAAGTACGCCGAGGGCTACCCCGGCCGCCGCTACTACGGCGGCTGTGAGCACGTCGACGTCGCCGAGCAGATCGCCATCGACCGCGTCAAGGAGCTGTTCGGCGCCGAGTACGCCAACGTGCAGCCGCACTCGGGCGCCTCCGCCAACCAGGCCGCGCTCTTCGCGCTGGCCCAGCCCGGCGACACCATCCTCGGTCTGGACCTCGCCCACGGCGGCCACCTGACCCACGGGATGCGGCTGAACTTCTCCGGCAAGCAGTTCAATGTGGTCGCTTACCACGTGGACGACGCCGGCCTGGTCGACATGGCCGAGGTCGAGCGGCTCGCCAAGGAGCACCGCCCCAAGGTGATCATCGCGGGCTGGTCGGCGTACCCCCGGCAGCTGGACTTCGCCGAGTTCCGCCGGATCGCGGACGAGGTCGAGGCCTATCTGTGGGTCGACATGGCGCACTTCGCGGGCCTGGTCGCGGCGGGTCTCCACCCCAACCCGGTGGAGCACGCGGACGTGGTCACCTCCACCACGCACAAGACACTCGGCGGGCCCCGCGGCGGGATCATCCTCGCCAGGAAGGCCTTCGCGAAGAAGCTGAACTCGTCCGTCTTCCCGGGCTTCCAGGGCGGCCCCCTGGAGCACATGATCGCGGCCAAGGCCGTCTCCTTCAAGGTCGCCGCCACGGAGGAGTTCAAGGAGCGCCAGCAGCGCACGATCGAGGGCGCGCGGATCCTCGCCGAGCGGCTGACGGCGGCCGACGCCCGCGAGGCCGGGGTGAACGTGCTCTCCGGCGGCACGGACGTGCACCTGATCCTGGTCGACCTGCGCGAGTCCGAGCTGGACGGGCAGCAGGCCGAGGACCGGCTCCACGAGGTCGGCATCACGGTCAACCGCAACGCCGTCCCGAACGACCCCCGGCCGCCGATGGTGACGTCGGGCCTGCGGATCGGCACGCCCGCCCTCGCCACCCGCGGCTTCACGGCCGAGGACTTCACCGAGGTCGCGGACGTCATCGCCGAGACCCTCAAGCCGGTCTTCGACGCGGCGGCGCTCAAGGCCCGCGTGACCGCCCTGGCCGAAAAGCACCCGCTGTACCCCGGTCTGGGCAAGTAG
- a CDS encoding L-serine ammonia-lyase, with protein MAISVFDLFSIGIGPSSSHTVGPMRAASMFAHRLRNEDLLAPVTAVRAELYGSLGATGHGHGTPKAVLLGLEGASPRTVDVEGADARVEKIRSSGRLDLLGEHEIGFSFDDDLVLHRRKTLPYHANGMTLWAYDASGAEVLSKTYYSVGGGFVVDEDAVGADRIKLDDTVLKYPFRTGDELLRLAKETGLSISALMLENERAWRTEEEIREGLLAIWRVMQACVSRGMSREGILPGGLRVRRRAAMSARQLRAEGDPLAHAMEWITLYAMAVNEENAAGGRVVTAPTNGAAGIIPSVLHYYVNFVAGASASEAEKEDGVVRFLLAAGAIGMLFKENASISGAEVGCQGEVGSACSMAAGALAEVLGGSPEQVENAAEIGMEHNLGLTCDPVGGLVQIPCIERNGMAAVKAVTAAKMAMRGDGSHKVSLDKVIKTMKETGADMSVKYKETARGGLAVNIIEC; from the coding sequence GTGGCCATCTCGGTCTTCGACCTGTTCTCGATCGGCATAGGCCCGTCCAGCTCCCACACGGTCGGCCCGATGCGCGCGGCGAGCATGTTCGCGCACCGCCTGCGCAACGAGGACCTGCTGGCCCCCGTGACCGCGGTCCGCGCAGAGCTGTACGGCTCGCTCGGCGCGACCGGGCACGGCCACGGGACCCCCAAGGCGGTACTGCTCGGCCTGGAGGGCGCCTCGCCCCGCACCGTGGACGTCGAGGGCGCCGACGCCCGCGTCGAGAAGATCAGATCCTCGGGCCGCCTCGACCTGCTCGGCGAGCACGAGATCGGCTTCTCCTTCGACGACGACCTGGTGCTGCACCGCCGCAAGACGCTGCCCTACCACGCGAACGGCATGACCCTGTGGGCGTACGACGCCTCGGGCGCCGAGGTGCTGTCGAAGACGTACTACTCGGTGGGCGGCGGCTTCGTCGTCGACGAGGACGCGGTGGGCGCGGACCGCATCAAGCTGGACGACACAGTCCTGAAATACCCCTTCCGTACGGGCGACGAGCTGCTGCGGCTGGCGAAGGAGACGGGCCTGTCCATCTCCGCGCTGATGCTGGAGAACGAGCGGGCCTGGCGCACCGAGGAGGAGATCCGCGAAGGGCTCCTCGCCATCTGGCGCGTGATGCAGGCGTGCGTGTCGCGCGGCATGTCCCGCGAGGGCATCCTGCCGGGCGGCCTGCGGGTCCGCCGCCGCGCGGCCATGTCGGCCCGCCAACTGCGCGCCGAGGGCGACCCGCTGGCCCACGCGATGGAGTGGATCACCCTGTACGCGATGGCCGTGAACGAGGAGAACGCGGCGGGCGGCCGCGTGGTGACAGCCCCCACGAACGGCGCCGCGGGCATCATCCCGTCGGTCCTGCACTACTACGTGAACTTCGTCGCCGGCGCCTCCGCCTCGGAGGCCGAGAAGGAGGACGGCGTCGTACGCTTCCTGCTCGCCGCGGGCGCCATCGGCATGCTCTTCAAGGAGAACGCCTCCATCTCGGGCGCCGAGGTCGGCTGCCAGGGCGAGGTCGGCTCGGCCTGCTCGATGGCGGCCGGCGCCCTCGCCGAGGTGCTCGGCGGCTCTCCCGAACAGGTCGAGAACGCCGCCGAGATCGGCATGGAGCACAACCTCGGCCTCACCTGCGACCCGGTCGGCGGCCTCGTCCAGATCCCCTGCATCGAGCGCAACGGCATGGCCGCGGTCAAGGCCGTGACGGCGGCGAAGATGGCCATGCGCGGCGACGGCTCCCACAAGGTGTCCCTCGACAAGGTCATCAAGACGATGAAGGAGACGGGCGCCGACATGTCCGTCAAGTACAAGGAGACGGCGCGGGGCGGGCTCGCGGTGAACATCATCGAGTGCTGA
- a CDS encoding glycoside hydrolase family 25 protein has product MLRGIDVSAYQSSSYSTEGLSFVFVKATEGRTYVNPKLSAQTKRARDAGCVVGFYHFLWPGNLTAQAEYFVSKAPEKAGDILAVDWETTGEGTHASNAEKDRFIRKVRELRPNNRVILYCNRNYWLNVDTTSYAGDGLWIADYVTAGKPRIQAKWRFHQHTDDPLDKNVADFSSKAALREWAENA; this is encoded by the coding sequence ATGCTGCGCGGTATCGACGTAAGCGCCTACCAGTCGTCCTCGTACAGCACCGAAGGCCTGTCCTTCGTCTTCGTCAAGGCCACCGAAGGCCGCACGTACGTCAACCCGAAACTGAGCGCGCAGACCAAGCGGGCCAGGGACGCCGGTTGCGTGGTCGGTTTCTATCACTTCCTGTGGCCCGGCAACCTCACAGCGCAGGCCGAGTACTTCGTCAGCAAGGCCCCGGAGAAGGCCGGCGACATCCTCGCCGTGGACTGGGAGACGACGGGCGAGGGCACCCACGCCAGCAACGCCGAGAAGGACCGCTTCATCCGCAAGGTGCGGGAACTGCGGCCCAACAACCGGGTCATCTTGTACTGCAATCGGAATTACTGGCTCAATGTGGACACGACCTCGTACGCCGGTGACGGTCTCTGGATCGCCGACTACGTGACGGCGGGCAAGCCCCGCATCCAGGCCAAGTGGCGTTTCCACCAGCACACCGACGACCCGCTGGACAAGAACGTCGCCGATTTCTCCAGCAAGGCCGCCCTGCGCGAATGGGCCGAGAACGCCTGA
- a CDS encoding MOSC domain-containing protein: MGGSVAAVSSNGAYSFTKPNRESITLLAGLGVEGDVHAGVTVKHRFRMRKDPSQPNLRQVHLIHEELFDEVRGAGFEVAAGELGENVTTRGIDLLGLPTGTLLRLGDEAVVEVTGLRNPCAQIDTFQKGLMRQVVGRDEDGKARFRSGIMSVVVTGGLVRPGDPVEVELPAGPHLPLEIV, encoded by the coding sequence ATGGGTGGGAGTGTCGCTGCGGTCAGCAGTAATGGGGCGTACTCGTTCACCAAGCCGAACCGGGAGAGCATCACGCTGCTCGCGGGGCTCGGGGTCGAGGGGGACGTGCATGCCGGGGTCACCGTCAAGCACCGGTTCCGGATGCGGAAGGATCCCTCGCAGCCGAATCTGCGGCAGGTGCATCTCATCCACGAGGAACTGTTCGACGAGGTCCGGGGAGCCGGGTTCGAGGTCGCGGCCGGGGAGCTCGGGGAGAACGTCACCACCCGGGGCATCGATCTGCTGGGGCTGCCGACCGGGACCCTGCTGCGCCTCGGCGACGAGGCCGTGGTGGAGGTCACCGGCCTGCGCAATCCCTGTGCGCAGATCGACACCTTCCAGAAGGGCCTCATGAGGCAGGTGGTGGGGCGGGACGAGGACGGGAAGGCCCGGTTCAGGTCCGGGATCATGAGCGTGGTCGTCACGGGCGGCCTGGTGCGGCCCGGCGACCCCGTCGAGGTCGAACTGCCTGCCGGGCCGCACCTGCCGCTGGAGATCGTCTGA
- a CDS encoding NADPH-dependent F420 reductase has product MSRQESPTPSKGESNMKIGIIGAGNIGGNLTRRLTELGHDVYVANSRGPQTLTALAEETGATPVTVEEAPRGAEIVVVTIPLKAVPALPSGLLDQAADGVTVIDTGNYYPKQRDGRIDEIEDGGLTESRWTARQLGHTVVKAFNGTYAQDILDRPRPAGAPDRVALPVAADDATAKQVVRALIDELGFDTVDAGGLDDSWRQQPGTPVYGLREGVEAVKKALAEAPRERTPDFTA; this is encoded by the coding sequence ATATCGCGCCAGGAGTCCCCCACCCCCTCGAAGGGCGAGTCCAACATGAAGATCGGCATCATCGGAGCAGGGAACATCGGCGGCAACCTCACCCGGCGGCTCACCGAACTCGGGCACGACGTGTACGTCGCCAACTCCCGCGGCCCGCAGACGCTCACCGCGCTGGCGGAGGAGACCGGAGCCACGCCCGTCACCGTCGAGGAGGCCCCCAGGGGCGCCGAGATCGTCGTCGTCACGATCCCCCTGAAGGCGGTCCCCGCCCTGCCGTCCGGACTGCTGGACCAGGCGGCCGACGGGGTGACCGTCATCGACACCGGCAACTACTACCCGAAGCAGCGGGACGGCAGGATCGACGAGATCGAGGACGGGGGTCTGACGGAGTCGCGCTGGACGGCCCGGCAGCTCGGCCACACCGTCGTCAAGGCGTTCAACGGCACCTACGCCCAGGACATCCTCGACCGTCCCCGCCCGGCCGGTGCCCCGGACCGCGTCGCCCTGCCGGTGGCGGCCGACGACGCCACCGCCAAGCAGGTCGTACGCGCCCTCATCGACGAACTCGGCTTCGACACCGTGGACGCGGGCGGCCTCGACGACTCCTGGCGCCAGCAGCCCGGTACCCCCGTCTACGGCCTGCGGGAAGGCGTCGAGGCGGTGAAGAAGGCGCTGGCCGAGGCGCCGCGGGAACGTACGCCGGACTTCACCGCGTAA
- a CDS encoding EF-hand domain-containing protein, which yields MADIEEARKAFERIDVDGDGYITAAEFKKALAQGGDWNVTESVAEAVIGAQDLNGDKLLSFDEFWAHVNR from the coding sequence GTGGCGGACATCGAGGAAGCACGCAAGGCGTTCGAGCGCATCGACGTGGACGGGGACGGCTACATCACCGCCGCCGAGTTCAAGAAGGCCCTGGCCCAGGGTGGGGACTGGAACGTCACCGAGTCGGTGGCCGAGGCCGTCATCGGCGCCCAGGACCTCAACGGCGACAAGCTGCTCTCGTTCGACGAGTTCTGGGCCCACGTCAACAGGTGA
- a CDS encoding GNAT family N-acetyltransferase has translation MAESLRDILDAAARDDFPPADGSVTVVRQHSHRDAGVLAFTAHSVVFTDEDPDWVHATLERVDCDALAAAMNPRFLAALMDRTGRTNDTIDLLAVAAPLPGEPSLALTEVTDRDHHRVVRARTHRDEVRVWAADGGVLVLGLGVAGRLEVAVEVDEGVRHRGLGRELARAARQLAGGEPVWAQLAPGNARSLRAFLAAGYRPVGAEALLSARARSAGCSRSRS, from the coding sequence GTGGCCGAGAGTTTGCGGGACATTCTCGACGCGGCGGCCCGGGACGACTTCCCGCCGGCGGACGGCTCCGTCACCGTGGTGCGTCAGCACTCCCACCGGGACGCCGGTGTCCTCGCCTTCACCGCGCACTCCGTCGTCTTCACGGACGAGGATCCCGACTGGGTGCACGCGACGCTGGAGCGGGTCGACTGCGACGCGCTGGCCGCGGCGATGAACCCCCGGTTCCTCGCGGCTCTCATGGACCGCACGGGGCGTACGAACGACACGATCGACCTGCTGGCCGTCGCCGCGCCCCTCCCGGGCGAACCCTCTCTCGCGCTGACGGAGGTCACGGACCGGGACCATCACCGGGTCGTACGGGCTCGCACGCACCGTGACGAGGTGCGCGTGTGGGCCGCCGACGGGGGTGTGCTCGTCCTGGGCCTCGGGGTCGCGGGGCGGCTTGAGGTGGCCGTCGAGGTGGACGAGGGCGTACGGCACCGGGGGCTCGGCCGTGAACTCGCGCGGGCGGCCCGGCAGTTGGCCGGCGGGGAGCCGGTCTGGGCCCAGCTCGCCCCGGGGAACGCCCGCAGTCTGCGGGCGTTCCTGGCGGCCGGTTACCGGCCCGTGGGTGCGGAGGCGCTGCTCAGTGCCAGGGCTCGTAGTGCGGGTTGCTCTCGCAGTCGCTCATGA